In Eublepharis macularius isolate TG4126 chromosome 4, MPM_Emac_v1.0, whole genome shotgun sequence, the following are encoded in one genomic region:
- the LOC129328483 gene encoding zinc finger protein 737-like codes for MQLTVHRRIHSKKKPFKCVDCGKSFAWSTNLAVYQRIHTGPKPYQCVDCAKSFAESTYLTIHRHFNSGEKPFNCVDCGKTFAESAQLIEHRRIHTGEKPYKCEDCGKSFVESTALTVHRHIHSGEKPFKCMDCGKSYAWNSSLIVHQRIHTGDKPFKCEDCGKSFVQSTALTVHRRIHSGEKPFKCVDCGKTFAQSTHLTVHRRIHSGEKPFKCMDCGKSYACSTQLTVHRRIHTGEKPYKCEDCGKSFVESTSLTVHRRIHSGEKPFKCVDCGKSFARNTHLTVHRRIHSGEKPFKCVDCGKSFAWNTQLTVHRRIHSGEKPFKCVDCGKCFTWCAQLTVHRHIHTG; via the coding sequence AtgcagcttactgtccatcgacgtatccattcaaagaagaaaccttttaaatgtgtggactgtggaaagagctttgcttggaGTACGAATCTTGCTGTCTATCAACGTATCCACACAGGACCTAAACCATATCAGTGTGTGGACTGTGCAAAGAGCTTCGCTGAGAGTACGTATCTTACTATCCATCGACATTTCaattcaggggagaaaccttttaatTGTGTAGACTGTGGAAAGACCTTTGCTGAGAGTGCGCAGCTTATTGagcatcgacgtatccataccggggagaaaccatataagtgtgaggactgtggaaagagctttgttgaGAGTACAgcacttactgtccatcgacataTCCATTCtggggagaaaccttttaaatgtaTGGATTGTGGAAAGAGTTATGCTTGGAATTCAAGCCTTATTGTCCATCAACGTATCCATACAGGGGATAAACCATTTAAGTgtgaggactgtggaaagagctttgttcagaGTACAgcacttactgtccatcgacgtatccattcaggggagaaaccttttaaatgtgtggactgtggaaagacctTTGCTCAGAGTACGcaccttactgtccatcgacgtatccattctggggagaaaccttttaaatgtaTGGATTGTGGAAAGAGCTATGCTTGTAGTACgcaacttactgtccatcgacgtatccatactggggagaaaccatataagtgtgaggactgtggaaagagctttgttgaGAGTACAtcacttactgtccatcgacgtatccattcaggagagaaaccttttaaatgtgtggactgtggaaagagctttgctcggaatacgcatcttactgtccatcgacgtatccattcgggggagaaaccttttaaatgtgtggactgtggaaagagctttgcttggaatacacagcttactgtccatcgacgtatccattcaggggagaaaccatttaaatgtgtggactgtggaaagtgcTTTACTTGGTGTGcgcagcttactgtccatcgacataTCCATACAGGGTAG